Proteins encoded within one genomic window of Pseudanabaena sp. FACHB-2040:
- a CDS encoding CPBP family intramembrane glutamic endopeptidase codes for MRIKATKGKQGIGTEVKDTTYVEAAGWGKYRGWRYLLGLVVILVAQLVVGSAASALVAFAIAGQEGLAAYTQQDFSAIGSVRGFLVLMAGFPFFLAGVLIAVSLIHRRHPRTLITAQERVRWSRIGQGFVAWFIPLCLVGGMGQYLFYPDTFSFAPDLAAFARFVPIALILTALQTTTEELFFRGYIVQGASRIWANRIFLALVSTVVFAVPHLLNPEARAGGWLTSFLYYFVGGGLVLAVVSLVDGTTELAIGAHFANNIFGFLVVNAAGTVVSTPALFIVSEFHATYVALSVLVIIPIFLAIAYKGFKRDEASEPVSQSDREGRRWSR; via the coding sequence ATGAGGATCAAAGCAACCAAAGGAAAGCAGGGAATCGGAACGGAAGTGAAAGACACGACTTACGTGGAAGCTGCCGGGTGGGGTAAGTATCGGGGGTGGCGGTACCTTCTGGGGCTGGTGGTCATCCTCGTTGCGCAGCTGGTTGTCGGGAGCGCTGCCAGCGCACTGGTCGCGTTCGCGATCGCTGGACAGGAGGGACTTGCGGCGTACACACAGCAGGATTTCTCCGCGATCGGTTCCGTGAGGGGCTTCCTGGTGCTCATGGCAGGTTTCCCATTTTTCCTTGCGGGAGTCCTCATTGCCGTGTCCCTTATCCACCGCCGCCATCCCCGGACGCTCATTACGGCGCAGGAGCGAGTACGCTGGAGCCGCATCGGCCAGGGGTTCGTGGCGTGGTTCATCCCGCTGTGTCTGGTAGGGGGGATGGGGCAGTATCTGTTCTATCCAGACACCTTCTCCTTCGCCCCTGACCTGGCAGCATTCGCGCGCTTCGTGCCGATTGCCCTGATCCTGACCGCGCTCCAGACCACCACCGAGGAACTGTTCTTTCGCGGGTACATCGTGCAGGGCGCGAGCCGCATCTGGGCCAACCGCATCTTTCTGGCGCTTGTGTCGACGGTGGTCTTCGCCGTGCCGCATCTCTTAAACCCGGAGGCGCGCGCGGGTGGCTGGCTCACGAGCTTTTTATACTACTTCGTTGGTGGGGGTCTGGTGTTGGCGGTCGTCTCGCTGGTGGACGGAACGACCGAACTGGCCATCGGCGCACACTTCGCCAATAACATCTTCGGCTTTCTCGTGGTGAACGCTGCCGGAACCGTCGTGTCCACGCCGGCCCTGTTTATCGTCAGCGAGTTCCATGCTACCTACGTGGCGCTATCGGTGCTGGTGATAATTCCCATATTCCTGGCGATCGCCTACAAGGGGTTCAAACGCGACGAGGCATCCGAACCCGTTTCCCAGAGCGATCGGGAGGGTCGTCGGTGGTCTCGTTAG
- a CDS encoding AraC family transcriptional regulator, translating to MELPALSEHWLNLHIGNPAPLIQKRDDRLHESILNEGDNLFVPAGQPSYWCRDKSGVICTPLHICLKPKLIQKVAEASDIDSNRFELVHSFGQQDLQLHQIGMLMFAELRSGGMMGQLYVESLTQILVIHLLRHYSTLTQPIASQNNSFTRIQLEQAIDYIHTYLNRELSLAKLASVVNISPTYFASLFKQATGISPHQYVIQQRVEKAKLMLKKTDLAIADIALQVGFSSQSHLTQQFKRLTGMTPKQIR from the coding sequence GTGGAACTCCCAGCCCTCTCAGAGCATTGGCTCAACTTACATATAGGAAATCCCGCTCCTTTAATTCAGAAACGGGACGATCGCCTGCATGAGTCAATCCTTAATGAAGGGGACAATCTCTTTGTCCCGGCTGGACAACCAAGCTACTGGTGTAGAGATAAAAGTGGTGTCATCTGCACTCCGCTACACATTTGCTTAAAGCCAAAATTGATTCAAAAAGTGGCTGAAGCCTCTGATATTGATTCAAACCGGTTCGAGCTTGTGCATAGTTTCGGCCAGCAAGATTTACAACTTCATCAGATTGGCATGCTGATGTTCGCTGAGCTGCGCTCGGGTGGAATGATGGGGCAATTATATGTCGAATCACTCACTCAAATTCTGGTGATTCATTTACTACGACACTATTCGACCCTAACGCAACCGATCGCATCCCAAAACAACAGCTTCACTCGTATCCAGTTGGAGCAGGCGATCGATTACATTCACACCTACCTGAATCGAGAGTTATCCCTGGCAAAACTGGCCAGTGTTGTTAACATCAGCCCCACGTACTTTGCTAGTTTGTTTAAACAGGCAACGGGGATTTCACCACACCAGTATGTAATTCAACAGCGAGTCGAGAAGGCGAAATTGATGTTGAAGAAAACAGATTTGGCGATCGCAGATATCGCCCTACAAGTCGGCTTCTCTAGTCAAAGCCATCTGACGCAACAATTTAAGCGTCTGACTGGAATGACTCCAAAACAGATTCGCTAG
- a CDS encoding kelch repeat-containing protein encodes MLRRFRGLIFLPLLVFSLIALGSPVLTQAQNQLPYWTEAAPPTVARQELYPEVLNGKIYVVGGLLSPNTGFSAHFESYDSVNDTWTVLRPLPEARHHITLSAVNGLLYGVGGFTGGFPDWRAQPTMFIYDPASNTWTGGTDLPAARAEGVSAVVDDKIYLIGGRVRATDDARLFNDHIASVRNEVFDPTIGRWTARADAPTARNSAAAAVIDRKIYVVGGRNFVRNADGTTQQVNVPNLEVYDPELDRWVTRAPIPQAQGGLAATALNGKLYVFGGEQWVPEQKVFAESWVYDPETDGWEALPPLPTPRHGLGASAIGNRIFVFGGGTQTGGNAATAIHEVLVLPT; translated from the coding sequence ATGTTGCGTAGATTTAGAGGTTTGATTTTCCTGCCGCTGTTGGTCTTTTCGCTCATAGCGTTAGGTTCGCCCGTGCTCACTCAAGCACAAAACCAGTTACCCTATTGGACTGAAGCTGCGCCGCCAACAGTCGCTCGGCAAGAGCTATATCCAGAAGTTTTGAATGGAAAGATTTACGTGGTCGGCGGTTTACTCAGCCCAAATACCGGGTTCTCAGCCCATTTTGAGTCTTATGATTCGGTCAACGATACATGGACAGTCTTGAGACCGCTTCCTGAAGCCCGACATCACATCACGCTATCGGCAGTCAATGGCTTGCTCTATGGTGTGGGCGGTTTCACAGGCGGATTTCCAGACTGGCGGGCACAGCCAACAATGTTTATCTACGATCCTGCCTCTAATACTTGGACTGGAGGGACTGACCTGCCAGCGGCTCGTGCAGAGGGCGTATCCGCAGTGGTCGATGACAAGATATACCTGATTGGTGGGCGTGTTCGAGCCACTGACGACGCGCGTCTGTTCAATGACCACATTGCCAGTGTGCGAAACGAAGTCTTTGACCCGACGATAGGGCGTTGGACAGCACGTGCCGATGCTCCAACAGCGCGAAATAGTGCAGCGGCGGCTGTCATTGATCGCAAGATCTATGTGGTGGGCGGTCGCAATTTTGTCAGGAATGCTGACGGCACGACGCAGCAGGTGAATGTGCCAAATCTTGAGGTCTACGATCCAGAGCTTGATCGTTGGGTAACGCGAGCGCCCATACCTCAAGCCCAAGGGGGTCTGGCTGCAACCGCACTCAACGGCAAGCTTTACGTGTTTGGCGGCGAACAATGGGTTCCAGAGCAGAAGGTTTTCGCCGAAAGTTGGGTATACGACCCGGAAACCGACGGTTGGGAGGCATTGCCGCCCTTGCCAACTCCACGACATGGATTGGGAGCATCGGCAATCGGCAACCGAATCTTTGTGTTTGGTGGTGGAACCCAAACAGGCGGAAATGCAGCAACGGCAATCCACGAAGTGCTGGTATTGCCCACCTAG
- a CDS encoding SDR family oxidoreductase, whose translation MLNVKNKVIVITGASSGIGEATAKLLAEYGAKVVLGARRTEKLKKIVEEIHNQGGTAEFKAIDVTDREDVKAFFEFAKDKFGRVDVIFNNAGVMPLSPMNALKVEEWDNMVNVNIRGVLNGIAAGLPIMEAQGGGQIINTASIGAHVVGPTAAVYCATKYAVWAISEGLRQESQNVRVTTISPGVVDTELGSDITDESSKGLLKEFRKTALSSEAIARAVLYAVSQPDDVDVNEVIVRPISQVM comes from the coding sequence ATGTTGAATGTAAAAAACAAAGTCATCGTCATCACCGGAGCTAGTAGCGGCATTGGGGAAGCCACTGCTAAATTACTTGCCGAATATGGTGCAAAGGTAGTTCTGGGGGCACGGCGTACGGAAAAACTAAAGAAGATTGTTGAGGAGATTCATAACCAGGGCGGTACAGCAGAATTTAAAGCGATCGATGTCACCGATCGCGAAGATGTGAAAGCATTTTTTGAGTTTGCCAAAGACAAATTTGGTCGCGTCGATGTCATTTTCAACAATGCAGGCGTGATGCCCCTATCCCCGATGAATGCCCTGAAAGTTGAGGAATGGGACAATATGGTTAATGTGAACATCCGGGGCGTATTGAATGGCATCGCGGCAGGGCTACCGATTATGGAAGCGCAAGGTGGTGGGCAAATCATCAACACTGCGTCCATTGGTGCCCATGTGGTAGGACCCACTGCGGCAGTTTATTGTGCAACCAAGTATGCGGTTTGGGCAATTTCTGAAGGACTGCGGCAGGAATCACAAAATGTTCGCGTCACTACCATATCTCCGGGTGTCGTTGACACCGAACTTGGCTCTGATATCACCGATGAGTCATCCAAAGGCTTGTTAAAAGAATTTCGCAAAACTGCACTTTCCTCAGAGGCGATCGCCAGAGCTGTTTTATACGCTGTGTCTCAGCCGGACGATGTTGATGTCAATGAAGTGATTGTCCGCCCGATTAGCCAGGTGATGTAG